TACAGGCCGATTTCTGCCGCCCAAATTTGTTTGTGAACACCCCGGATATTCTGCACGAATCCCTGCAAACAGGCGGACGCGCGATGTTCGCTATCCGCGCCGTGCTGGCCTCTACCCTGTCCCCGCTGTGGGGTGTGTACTCCGGCTACGAGCTCTATGAGCACATGCCGGTCAAGCCCGGCAGCGAAGAATACTTGGACTCAGAGAAATACGAGCTGCGCCCGCGCGACTTCCAAGCAGCTGTTAATTCCGGTGACTCCCTCGAGGGTTTTATCCGCCATCTCAACACCATCCGCCGCGACAACCCTGCACTGCAGCAGCTGCGCAACCTGTATTTCCATGAGGCGGATAATCCAAACGTGATGGCCTATTCCAAGGCCGATGCCACCACCGGCAACATCGTGCTCGTTGTCATCAACCTTGATCCACGCAACGCGCAGGAAGCAACTGTCACCATTGACTACAACGCCATCGGACGCAAACCGGGCGAATCCTACGCTGTGCACGACCAGATCTCCGGCAACACCTACGAATGGTCTGAGCGTAACTTTGTGCGCCTCGAACCACTGCGCGATGTCGCCCACATCTTCGTCCTGCCCACCGCCCCACGTGAGCGCCGCGAGGCACTGGCCTACCGCCACGTCACGGATTATCGGGCTTAATCGACCTTCGGTCTCTAAGCCCGATAGTCAGATAATCCGGTGGTCCGGACAGCAGCAACTTTCCTCCCTTTAATAGCCTGAAAAAGGTAGCCTAAAACCATGAGCATTCCTGCAGATGATCTTCGTCTTCTCAACCAGTGCCGGCACTATGACCCGCACGGGTTGTACGGCTGGCACGACGGCACCGTACATACCCGTCGCCCTGGCGCTGAGCGCGTGGAGTTGGTGACCGCCGAAGACGTAGTACCAATGCGCAATATTGGCGATGACATCTTCTTCGCAGAGCTCGCAGAAAACGAAGACTACCGTCTGCGCATTACTTATCCCGCACAGCCACCGCGCGATATCGCTGATGGCTACCGCTTTCTGCCCACACTGGGTTCTTTGGACCTGCACCTGATATCTGAAGGCCGCCATGAGCGGCTGTGGGATGTGCTCGGCGCGAACCTCAAGACCTATGCCTCCGAACTGGGTGAGATTACCGGTACTGCTTTCGCCGTCTGGGCTCCGAATGCTGAAGGTGTCTCCGTTGTTGGTGACTTCTGTGGGTGGAACGCCGCGCAGTACCCCATGCGCTCATTGGGTTCCACGGGTATCTGGGAGGTCTTCATTCCAGGTGTGGGCCCGGGTGAGCGCTACAAGTTCGCCATCCAAACCAAGGAAGGCCACCGCATTGATAAGGCTGACCCGATGGCGCGCCGCACCTTAGCGCCACCAGAGACCGCCTCGGTCATCGAAGAATCCACATATGAGTGGAAGGATGCTGACTGGCTAGATTCTCGCTCGACGGACTTGAACGTGCCGATGAGTGTCTACGAGGTTCACGTTGGTTCCTGGAAGCAGGGTTCTAACTACAACACCTTGCGGGAGGAACTCATCCCTTACCTGCAGGAACACGGCTACACCCACGTGGAGCTCATGCCCGTTGCCGAGCATCCCTTTGGTGGCTCCTGGGGCTATCAGGTCTCTAGCTACTACGCGCCAAGCGCACGCTGGGGCAACCCGGATGACCTACGCGCGCTCATCGACGCCCTGCACAACGCGGGCATCGGCGTGATCGTTGACTGGGTACCAGCACACTTTCCTAAGGACTCTTTCTCCCTGGGCAAGTTCGACGGCCAGGCTTGCTACGAGCACCCTGACCCACGCCGCGGTGAACAAAGCGACTGGGGTACCTATGTCTTTGACTTCGGCCGTAACGAGGTACGCAACTTCCTGGTAGCCAACGCCTTGTACTGGGCAGAGCAATTCCACATCGACGGCCTGCGCGTGGATGCCGTCGCCTCTATGCTTTACCTGGACTACTCGCGCGAAGACTGGCTGCCAAACATCCACGGTGGCCGCGAGAACCTCGAGGCAGTGCAGTTCTTGCAAGAAACCAACGCAACTGTGCACCGCCACCACCCCGGCGTGCTGACTATCGCTGAGGAATCCACCTCCTGGCCTGGTGTGACCACGCCAACCGAACACGGTGGTCTGGGCTTTGACTTGAAGTGGAACATGGGCTGGATGAATGACACCCTCGAATACTTCGGCCACGACCCGATCCACCGCAGCTACCACCACAATGAGCTGACCTTCTCCATGGTCTACGCCTATTCTGAGCGCTACATGCTGCCCTTTAGCCACGATGAAGTTGTTCACGGCAAGGGCACCTTGTGGACCCGCATGCCTGGCGATGACTGGAACAAGGCCGCGGGTGTCCGCTCCCTGTTTGGCTACATGTTTAGCCACCCAGGAAAGAAGCTGATGTTCATGGGCTGCGAGTTCGGCCAGACCACCGAGTGGTCAGAGGCCTACTCGATTGACTGGTCCAACTTGGAAGGCTGGGGCGCGGAATACCACCACGGCATCAAGCGCCTCGTGCGCGACCTCAACCTGACTTATAAGGCACATCCGGCGCTGTGGTCCCAGGACTTCACCCAAGATGGTTTCCAGTGGGTCAAGGCTGATGACGCGAATAATTCCATCCTCGGCTATATCCGCTACGGCAGCGACGGCTCAACCGTCTTGGCCGTGTGTAATTTCTCTGGTTCCTCCCAGCCGCACTACGCCGTCTGGGTACCAGAAGATGGCACCTGGGAGCTTATCCTCAACACCGACGATAAAGCCTACGAAGGTGCCGGAAACGAGCTCGCGGGCCAGGTCAGCTCCTCCGACAACAACGTCCAACTGCACATCCCGGCCAACTCCGTGCAGTGGTACACCCTGCGACGCTAGTGCACCGCAGGATGTACCACCGCCACGAATACTAGGAGCGCAGGAGCGCAACAAAGTACGCGGCGTTGTGCAGCAGCTGGCTGGTTGCTTTAAGTACTGAAGCTTTTAGTACAGGGAGCTAGCCAGCTTGGTGCGGGCGGCAAGCACGCGGGGATCGGCGGCATCGAAAAGTGCAAAAAGCTCCAGCAGCCTGTCGCGCACCTTAGCCTTCTCTCCTGCTACGTTGCCTGCAACTAGCGCAATGAGGCGGTCAAAAGCTGCCTCTGGGTTGCCGGCGACAATTTCAGCATCGGCAGCATCGAACTGCTTATCAATGTTTTCTGGTGCCTGCTGCGCCGCTTCCATCGGATCCGTGGTGCGGTTTGCTGGGTCCAAGCGCTTGAGCAACATCGTGGTGTTGCGCGCCTGCTTGATGTCGGTGTTGCTTGGGTCCTCAGCGAGGATGGAATCATAGACCGCCATCGCACCATCAAAATCGCTCTGGTTAAGCTTCGACTCAGCCTCTGCCAGACGAGGATCCTCCGCTGGGGTTTCTTCCTCAACCTGATCCGGCATATCAGCCTGGTCCAGACCTTTAAGCTTTGGACCAATCTGCTCAACCAGCGCATCAACCCACTGCTGCAGCGCTTCCTTTGGCTGGCCACCCTCAAAGTTGGTCAACGGCTGGCCGGCGCCAATCGCAACGACGGTTGGCAGCTGCTGAACGCCAAAGACCTGTGCAATCTGCGGGAAGGTATCTGCATCAATGTAGCCGGCAATGAACTTCAAACCCGCGGCATCTGCAAGCTCCTTGAAATCCGCCTTCAGTTGCTCCGACGCCGGTGAGCGCTGGGTGCCAATAATCGCGATAACCGGGACCTGCGTGGAACGGCGCACGACTTCATTTTCAAAGTTCGCGTCAGTGACATCGAAAAATGGCGCGATGCCGCCTGTCGGCGTTGCCGATGCCGACTGATTCTTTGCGGCCTCGCGGGCTTCAGCCTGTGCCTTTACCTGGCTCAGATCCAAGGCTCCACCAACAAAGCCGGACTGCGGATTAGTCATTTAAGTATTACTCCCTAAAAATTTTGCTAAAGGTTTATTGCGCAGTATCTGGGCCCAAGTGGCGGTCAATGGCCTCCACCTTGCCGCGGATGCGGTCCGTGTAGCCCGGGCGAATATCAGCCTTGATAACCAAGGAAACGCGCGGGGATACAGCCTCTACTGCCGCGGTAGCTTGTTTAATCACGCCAAAGACCTCATCCCACTCGCCCTCAAGCAGAGTGAACATGGCATTGGTTTCATGTGGAAGGCCGGATTCTCGGACCACGCGGACTGCTTCAGCAACCGCCTCCGACATCTCTGCATCAGCGGTATTAGTGATGACAGGGGCAACAGAAAATGCAACAATCATGCCGTCTACTCTACCGCTCGAAACAATTGGTGTGGGATGTACACAGGCATGATGCAAACGCTGAGAGCGACTTTTTGATTCTAGGGTGCTGCTGGGAGATTTAGGTCAGCCCCCACACTAAGAGTCCAATGACTGAGGTTGCTCCCACTAGGACGAGCAACGCTTTGGGCTGCAATTGCTCTTTGACATGAAAGCCATAATCCCGCCAACCCGCGCTGTCTTCTGTACCGGGATAAACCAATGCCTTGGGCCTCCACGTGCAGATGATCAGCCAATCGATGATAAGGAGGTCGAACAGCGCGAAAGTCATCAATGCCAATTCGAGAAAGCTTGCCTCTGGAGGCTGGGCGCCCCACGCCCACACCACAGCGGTGATCGATGCGAATATAACTATGACGAAGACAGTGCCACTGATTAATCCCGCGCGTTTTTGCCCTGCGGTGGGAGCCGGTGCGGCTTGGCGGATGTCTTCTGGGTAGTCATCTATCAGTGCATAGGGCCTAAGAAATACAACAGCCAGCAGCACCGACCCGCTAAGCAGCACGGCAATACTGCCATAAGTAAGAGTGTGTCCCCACCACTGTGCATATGACGTTGAAAAGTCCACTGCAACCATCCCCACGTAGATTTTGCTACTTAGGTTAACCTAAATAGTTGGCGCGGGGAATAGTACTGGCGGATTAGTGGCCGAGGATAGCTAGCGGCGATCCCAGCAGCGGGTGTGCCAGTGGCGGCGCTCATCAACGCGACCACCACCTTCTTGCGGCCATGCAACAATGTGCGACATGCCGGAGAAGATGGTGCCATTGCAGCCGGGGCAGACATAGTTCTTGGTAGCTCCAGCCGCACCGACGCGCCGCAGAATATAGGGACGGCCGAAGTCCCACGAAGGCCCCTCGACGGTTTCAGCGCCGAAGAAGGCCGCGGCATCACGGGGCAATGCCCGCGGCGTCTGCTGCGCCTTGGAGTTCCGCGATGAACCCCTCCCGCGGCGACTTTTACGTCCCATATGCTCTCAAATACTTTGCTGCGAGCGAAGCCTAGAAAAGACGAAGCTCGTTGGATTCAATGCCGCGCAGCTCCTGGTAGTCCAGAATGACGCAGCGAATGCCACGATCCTCAGCCAAAGTACGTGCCTGTGGCTTGATCTCCTGTGCGGCAAACACGCCAGCAACCGGTGCCAGCAAGTCATCGCGGTTGAGCAATTCAAGATAGCGGGTCAGCTGCTCAACACCGTCGATCTCACCGCGACGCTTGACCTCAATGGCCACATAGCCCTTCTTGGCATCCTGCGCCATCAAATCCACGGGGCCAATCGCCGTTGGGTACTCGCGTCGAACTAAGGAATAGCCCTTACCCAAGGTGGTGATGTGCTCAGCCAGCAACTCCTGGAGATGTGCTTCCACGCCATCTTTGACCAGACCTGGATCCTCACCAAGTTCTGCCTCAATATCCTGGTGGATTTCCTCGATGGTGATACGAAGCTGATCACCCTTCTTGTTCTCCACCAACCACAGGTACTCCCCTGTTGGATCGCCATCAATATCCTTGATTTCTGACTCTTCCAATGTGCACGGAGGGGTCATCCAGTTCAATGGCTTGTACGCACGATCGTCGGCGTGCACAGAGACTGAACCATCAGCTTTGAGCAAAAGCAGACGATCTGCCATGGGAAGGTGGGCATCCAATCGGCCGACATAATCGACAGAACAACGGGCGATGACTAAACGCATGTCCTCTACATTATGCGTAAGCCGCGCCTAAGAAAAACTAAGGCGCACAGAACATCCTCTTCGGATGCTGTGCGCTGTACTAATGAAGTTTTATCTAGCTACCGTTGTAGCTTGACCAAGTATTTGGGTCATAGGGCATATTGGTCCCGCGTGGACGCTCTGCCCTATCGCGCAGGCGACGGAAATCAATGCGTTCCTTGCGCTGTGATGGCGATGCCTCAACCCAAGCGCCGAACGCCATCAGTGCGTGCTGAGTACACGCCAACTCATAATCTACGCCGCCGTTGACAAAACGAATGATCGTGTAGTCCTCAGAAATGAAAGCAGCCTCGTCATCAGTGACCGGACGGGTGTCCAGCAACTCGATGTCGAGGCGGTTGATTGAAGAGTCAGCCATAGGAGAAACAGAGCGGAGCTTGAAGAAATCCACAGTGTCACCCTTGTAGCGCAGCACGCCGTGGCGCCAGCCGTGAAAGCCCTTGGCCGGAAGCTTGCGCAGCAGAACCGAAGCGCCGCGAGAACGCAAAGTGAAAAAGCGCATGGCCGCAAAGAATACGACCAAAATGGCAATAATGGCCAGTACCCAGAAGATTACCGAACCCACGCTCATCAGTCTCGTTCTGCCCTTCTCATCATCCACCACTTCTGCAAAGGCCACGGCGCGAGACAAAGTACTGTCTGAACTGCCTCAACCAAACTGCAACGAAGCGGTTCAATCAATCTCAAGTTGTTGAATAGTCTACAGAGTGCCTGCGTAGAGTCACAATAAATCGTTTGGTTGACTACCCGCCTGACCCGGGAAACACTTTGCTGCCGGTGTCAATGACCGATTGGTGCAAACTCCCCACTAGTGGGGCTAGATATTACGGTTCATGACGAACTTCTTCCTGCACCGAGCAGAAATTGGCGCGAAAAATCCCCGCGGTACCGAAGTACTGCGGGGATTTAAGTGAGAGAGGAAGGGCGGTCATTGCTGCCCTTTATCTCCGATTGCTCGTCGTGCGAGCTTATCCAAGATTGCTCTTGAGATTAGCTCTCACGGGAACGAGCCAAGGCGCGAAGCGCTGCCTGTCCACGAGAAGCAACCAGTTCATCAGATGACGTGGATTCTTCCTGAGCCTGAGATTCATTGACCTCATTTGCCCAGACAGCCCAGTCAGCCAAGACGGTGACCTTCTCAGCGGAAACGGAGAGGAAGCCACCCTGTACGGCGGCAACCTTGCGGTCACCGTCGACTGGGCGGAAGGTTACGACCCCATTCTCAGCCAATTGGCCAAGCATCGGTTCGTGACCCGGAAGCACGCCGATCTCACCCTCGGTGGTCTCTGCGGAAATGATGCTGGCCTTACCAGACCACAACATGCGCTCTACAGATACCAGTTCCACGGTGATGTCAGCCATGTGCCTCTCCCTACTTCTCAGTCAGCTTCTTGTATGCTGCTTCGACGTCGTCCAAGCCACCCAAGCCATTGAAGGCCTGCTCTGGGTAGTGGTCGAAGTCGCCGTTGCAGATGCGCTCGAATGCATCGATGGTGTCAGCCAAAGGTACGTAGGAGCCTGGCAGACCGGTGAACTTCTCTGCGACGAAGAAGTTCTGGCCCAAGAAGCGCTCGAGGCGACGTGCGCGCTGAACGGTGATCTTGTCCTCTTCAGACAGCTCGTCCATACCAAGGATGGCGATGATGTCCTGGAGTTCCTTGTTCTTCTGCAGAATGTTGATAACGCGCTGCGCAACTGCGTAGTGACGCTCGCCAACAATGCTTGGCTCAAGGATACGAGAGGTGGAGCTCAGTGGGTTCACTGCTGGGTAAATACCCTTAGAAGCGATAGCACGGTCGAGCTCGGTGGTTGCATCCAAGTGAGCGAAGGTAGTCGCTGGAGCTGGGTCGGTGTAGTCATCCGCAGGAACGTAAACAGCCTGCAGAGAGGTAATCGACTTACCCTTGGTGGAAGTAATGCGCTCCTGAAGAACACCCATCTCATCAGCCAGGGTTGGCTGGTAGCCAACGGCGGAAGGCATACGGCCCAGAAGGGTCGAAACCTCAGAGCCTGCCTGGGTGAAACGGAAGATGTTATCGATGAACAGCAGCACGTCCTGGTTCTGAACATCGCGGAAGTACTCCGCCATGGTCAGGCCGGACAGAGCCACGCGCATACGAACTCCTGGTGGTTCGTCCATCTGGCCGAACACGAGGGCGGTGTCCTGCAGTACGCCCATTTCTTCCATTTCCAGGAACAGGTCGGTGCCCTCACGGGTACGCTCACCAACACCTGCGAAGACGGAGGTACCGGAGAACTCGCGTGCGATACGAGTAATCATCTCCTGGATAAGAACAGTCTTACCCACACCTGCGCCGCCGAACAGACCAATCTTGCCGCCCTTAACGTAAGGGGTCAGCAGGTCAATAACCTTGATGCCAGTTTCGAGGATCTCAGTCTTGCCTTCGAGCTGATCGAATGCTGGTGGTTCGCGGTGGATTCCCCACTGCTCGCCATCGCGGCCGAGGCCTGGCTCATCCAAGCAGTCGCCCAATGCGTTAAAGACGTGGCCCTTAACAACATCGCCAACTGGGACGGAAATTGGCTTCTGAGTATCGTTTACAGTCGCACCACGAACAAGGCCATCGGTAGGTGCCATGGATACGGCACGAACGAGGTTGTCGCCGAGGTGCTGAGCAACCTCAAGGGTAATGGTGCGTGCTACAGCCTCGAGATTAATCTCGACGGTCAGTGCGTTGTACAGTGCCGGTAGTCCGCCACGCGGGAACTCCACGTCGACGACCGGACCGATGACACGCACCACACGGCCGGCTACTGCCGACGACTGTGTGTTCTGCTCTTGCAGAGCTGAAGTCATAATCTAGTCACTTTCTGCGCTTTCGGCGAGCGCGCCAGCGCCACCGACGATTTCTGTGATTTCCTGGGTAATCTGCGCCTGACGAGCCTGGTTGGCCACGCGGGACAAGTCCCTAACCAACTCGGTTGCGTTATCAGTAGCAGCTTTCATTGCAGTTCGACGAGCTGCGGACTCGGAAGCCGAAGCCTCCAAGAACATGGAGAAAAGAATACGTGATACATACTGAGGCAAAAGAGCCTCGAGCAACGTATCTGCATCCGGTTCAAACTCGTAGTCGGCAGACAGATCCTGTTCTTCAGGAGTGTCTTCCAGCGCGGAGTCGCCCAGGTGAAGTTCCTCTTCCTTGATTGCCGGTTCAATCGGCAGCAACTGGTGCGCACGTGGGGTCTGAACCAGCATGGATTCAAACTCGGTGAAGACAACGTGTACCTGGTCGAAACCACGTACAGGCTGGCCTTCGCCTTCCGCGTGCAGGCCCGCGCGGGCTGCAGTGGTGCCTTCGGAGCCGGCAACAAAGCCGTCGATCAAGTGGTGACGAACGTCGTGGGTAGCTTCCCAGTTTGGATCCTGAGAGAAACCAGTCCAGCTGCCCACAACTTCTTTTTCACGGAAGCTGTAGTAGCCAACGCCCTTACCACCAGTTACGTAGCGAACAACGTCGAAGCCTTGACCACGAAGTAGACCTTCGAGCTCAGCAGCCTTCTTGAAGACGTTGTTGTTGTAACCGCCACACATACCGCGGTCTGAAGTGACCACGAGTACGGCCGCAACCTTACCGTTTTCACGGTGGCGCAGTATTGGGTGATCCAACGAGCTAGCAGATGCGAGACTATTCATCATGTTCGTCATCTCATTTGCATACGGCTGCGACGCCTCTACCTTGGCTTGTGCCTTGGTAATGCGTGAAGTCGCAATAAGCTCCTGCGCCTTGGTGATCTTCTTAGTCGAGTTCACGGACCGGATTCGGTCGCGTAGTTCGCGAAGATTTGCCATGTTGTTTCGCTCCTCCCTTCTATATTTCTATTCAGACGGTGATAGTAGAGACCGTGAAGTCTTTACTTAGCCGTCTTACGGGAGACAGTGACCTCGGTCTTCTTAACTTCCTTCTCCTCCAAAGGATCAACTGGAGCTTCAGTGCCCAAGTTGTTGCCTTCGGTGGTGCGGAAGGTCGGAGTGAAGTCCTCAGCAGCAGCCAGCAACGCGTCCTTGGACTCGTCAGTGAATGCCTTGCCGCCAGCGATCTGCTCGTAGACCTGAGGGGTATTCTGCTGGAGGTACTCCTGCAGATCAACCTCGAAGCGACGAACATCTTCAACGGGAACGACGTCGAATACGCCAGAGTCAGCCAAGAAGATGGAAACCATCTGGTACTCAACTGGCTGAGGAGAAGACTCGGGCTGCTTAAGCAGCTCAACCAGACGCTCGCCGCGCTCAAGCTGTGCCTTGGACACTGGGTCCAAGTCAGAAGCAAAAGCTGCGAAGCCCTGGAGGTCACGGTAAGAAGCGAGGTCAAGACGCAGGTTACCTGCAACCTTCTTCATACCCTTGGTCTGAGCAGCGCCACCAACACGGGAGACGGAAACACCTACGTTAATTGCCGGACGGACGCCCTGGTTGAATAGGTCGGACTCCAGGAAGACCTGGCCGTCGGTAATGGAAATAACGTTGGTTGGAATGAACGCAGAAACGTCATTCGCCTTGGTCTCAATGATTGGCAATGCGGTCAGGGAGCCAGCACCCATATCGTCGGAGAGCTTTGCAGCACGCTCCAGCAGACGGGAGTGCAGGTAGAAGACGTCACCTGGGTAAGCTTCGCGGCCCGGTGGGCGGCGCAGCAGCAGGGAAATCGCACGGTAAGCCTCAGCCTGCTTGGTCAAGTCATCATAGATGACCAGGACGTGGTTGCCCTGGTACATCCAGTGCTGACCAAGAGCAGCACCGGAGAACGGTGCCAGCCACTTGAAGCCTGCGGAGTCAGATGCAGGAGCAGCCACGATGGTGGTGTAGTCCAGTGCACCTGCTTCTTCCAAGGTCTTACGGACACCAGCGATGGTGGAGCCCTTCTGACCAATAGCGACGTAGATACAGCGAACCTGCTTATCCTTGTCGCCGGATTCCCAGTTAGCCTTCTGGTTAAGGATGGTGTCGATGCAGACTGCGGTCTTACCAGTCTTACGGTCACCAATGATGAGCTGACGCTGACCGCGACCGATTGGGGTCATAGCATCAATTGCCTTGATGCCGGTCTGCATTGGCTCTTCAACTGGCTGACGCTGAAGCACGGAAGGTGCCTGCAGCTCGAGGACACGGTCCTCTTCGCCAGCGATTGGGCCGAGGCCGTCAATTGGCTGACCCAGTGGGTTAACTACGCGGCCGAGGAATTCCTCGCCCACTGGAATGGAGAGAACCTCTCCAGTTCGCTTAACCTGGTCGCCTTCTTTGAGGGACTCGTAGTTACCAAGGACAACAACGCCAATGGAGTTGGTCTCAAGGTTCTGCGCGACGCCGATTACGCCGCTTGGGAACTCGAGCAGCTCATTCGCCATAACTGAAGGTAGCCCAGAAACCTGTGCAATACCGTCAGCTGCCGAAATGACCACGCCGACCTCCTCACGGGAGGCCTCCGCGGAGTAGCTCGAGGTGTAGTTCGCTATCGCGCTACGGATCTCATCGGAGGAGATCGTCAGCTCCGCCATGTTCTTCCTACTCTCGGTAGATTCGTCCAGCACTTACTTAAATCAATTCTGTCGTTGTCTGCGGCTACTTCATTGCGGTGCGCAGGCGAGCAATCTTGCCTGCGGTAGAACCGTCAATAACTTCATCGCCTACACGGATTGTCATACCACCGAGGAGGCTGGTGTCAACCTCAGAGTGGATGGACATCGCACGACCATAAATCTTGCCCAGCTTCTCGGCGAGAACTGCCTGCT
This region of Corynebacterium casei LMG S-19264 genomic DNA includes:
- the glgB gene encoding 1,4-alpha-glucan branching protein GlgB, with product MSIPADDLRLLNQCRHYDPHGLYGWHDGTVHTRRPGAERVELVTAEDVVPMRNIGDDIFFAELAENEDYRLRITYPAQPPRDIADGYRFLPTLGSLDLHLISEGRHERLWDVLGANLKTYASELGEITGTAFAVWAPNAEGVSVVGDFCGWNAAQYPMRSLGSTGIWEVFIPGVGPGERYKFAIQTKEGHRIDKADPMARRTLAPPETASVIEESTYEWKDADWLDSRSTDLNVPMSVYEVHVGSWKQGSNYNTLREELIPYLQEHGYTHVELMPVAEHPFGGSWGYQVSSYYAPSARWGNPDDLRALIDALHNAGIGVIVDWVPAHFPKDSFSLGKFDGQACYEHPDPRRGEQSDWGTYVFDFGRNEVRNFLVANALYWAEQFHIDGLRVDAVASMLYLDYSREDWLPNIHGGRENLEAVQFLQETNATVHRHHPGVLTIAEESTSWPGVTTPTEHGGLGFDLKWNMGWMNDTLEYFGHDPIHRSYHHNELTFSMVYAYSERYMLPFSHDEVVHGKGTLWTRMPGDDWNKAAGVRSLFGYMFSHPGKKLMFMGCEFGQTTEWSEAYSIDWSNLEGWGAEYHHGIKRLVRDLNLTYKAHPALWSQDFTQDGFQWVKADDANNSILGYIRYGSDGSTVLAVCNFSGSSQPHYAVWVPEDGTWELILNTDDKAYEGAGNELAGQVSSSDNNVQLHIPANSVQWYTLRR
- a CDS encoding tetratricopeptide repeat protein yields the protein MTNPQSGFVGGALDLSQVKAQAEAREAAKNQSASATPTGGIAPFFDVTDANFENEVVRRSTQVPVIAIIGTQRSPASEQLKADFKELADAAGLKFIAGYIDADTFPQIAQVFGVQQLPTVVAIGAGQPLTNFEGGQPKEALQQWVDALVEQIGPKLKGLDQADMPDQVEEETPAEDPRLAEAESKLNQSDFDGAMAVYDSILAEDPSNTDIKQARNTTMLLKRLDPANRTTDPMEAAQQAPENIDKQFDAADAEIVAGNPEAAFDRLIALVAGNVAGEKAKVRDRLLELFALFDAADPRVLAARTKLASSLY
- a CDS encoding MTH1187 family thiamine-binding protein — translated: MIVAFSVAPVITNTADAEMSEAVAEAVRVVRESGLPHETNAMFTLLEGEWDEVFGVIKQATAAVEAVSPRVSLVIKADIRPGYTDRIRGKVEAIDRHLGPDTAQ
- the nucS gene encoding endonuclease NucS encodes the protein MRLVIARCSVDYVGRLDAHLPMADRLLLLKADGSVSVHADDRAYKPLNWMTPPCTLEESEIKDIDGDPTGEYLWLVENKKGDQLRITIEEIHQDIEAELGEDPGLVKDGVEAHLQELLAEHITTLGKGYSLVRREYPTAIGPVDLMAQDAKKGYVAIEVKRRGEIDGVEQLTRYLELLNRDDLLAPVAGVFAAQEIKPQARTLAEDRGIRCVILDYQELRGIESNELRLF
- a CDS encoding DUF2550 domain-containing protein, with the protein product MSVGSVIFWVLAIIAILVVFFAAMRFFTLRSRGASVLLRKLPAKGFHGWRHGVLRYKGDTVDFFKLRSVSPMADSSINRLDIELLDTRPVTDDEAAFISEDYTIIRFVNGGVDYELACTQHALMAFGAWVEASPSQRKERIDFRRLRDRAERPRGTNMPYDPNTWSSYNGS
- a CDS encoding F0F1 ATP synthase subunit epsilon gives rise to the protein MADITVELVSVERMLWSGKASIISAETTEGEIGVLPGHEPMLGQLAENGVVTFRPVDGDRKVAAVQGGFLSVSAEKVTVLADWAVWANEVNESQAQEESTSSDELVASRGQAALRALARSRES
- the atpD gene encoding F0F1 ATP synthase subunit beta, producing the protein MTSALQEQNTQSSAVAGRVVRVIGPVVDVEFPRGGLPALYNALTVEINLEAVARTITLEVAQHLGDNLVRAVSMAPTDGLVRGATVNDTQKPISVPVGDVVKGHVFNALGDCLDEPGLGRDGEQWGIHREPPAFDQLEGKTEILETGIKVIDLLTPYVKGGKIGLFGGAGVGKTVLIQEMITRIAREFSGTSVFAGVGERTREGTDLFLEMEEMGVLQDTALVFGQMDEPPGVRMRVALSGLTMAEYFRDVQNQDVLLFIDNIFRFTQAGSEVSTLLGRMPSAVGYQPTLADEMGVLQERITSTKGKSITSLQAVYVPADDYTDPAPATTFAHLDATTELDRAIASKGIYPAVNPLSSTSRILEPSIVGERHYAVAQRVINILQKNKELQDIIAILGMDELSEEDKITVQRARRLERFLGQNFFVAEKFTGLPGSYVPLADTIDAFERICNGDFDHYPEQAFNGLGGLDDVEAAYKKLTEK
- a CDS encoding F0F1 ATP synthase subunit gamma, encoding MANLRELRDRIRSVNSTKKITKAQELIATSRITKAQAKVEASQPYANEMTNMMNSLASASSLDHPILRHRENGKVAAVLVVTSDRGMCGGYNNNVFKKAAELEGLLRGQGFDVVRYVTGGKGVGYYSFREKEVVGSWTGFSQDPNWEATHDVRHHLIDGFVAGSEGTTAARAGLHAEGEGQPVRGFDQVHVVFTEFESMLVQTPRAHQLLPIEPAIKEEELHLGDSALEDTPEEQDLSADYEFEPDADTLLEALLPQYVSRILFSMFLEASASESAARRTAMKAATDNATELVRDLSRVANQARQAQITQEITEIVGGAGALAESAESD
- the atpA gene encoding F0F1 ATP synthase subunit alpha gives rise to the protein MAELTISSDEIRSAIANYTSSYSAEASREEVGVVISAADGIAQVSGLPSVMANELLEFPSGVIGVAQNLETNSIGVVVLGNYESLKEGDQVKRTGEVLSIPVGEEFLGRVVNPLGQPIDGLGPIAGEEDRVLELQAPSVLQRQPVEEPMQTGIKAIDAMTPIGRGQRQLIIGDRKTGKTAVCIDTILNQKANWESGDKDKQVRCIYVAIGQKGSTIAGVRKTLEEAGALDYTTIVAAPASDSAGFKWLAPFSGAALGQHWMYQGNHVLVIYDDLTKQAEAYRAISLLLRRPPGREAYPGDVFYLHSRLLERAAKLSDDMGAGSLTALPIIETKANDVSAFIPTNVISITDGQVFLESDLFNQGVRPAINVGVSVSRVGGAAQTKGMKKVAGNLRLDLASYRDLQGFAAFASDLDPVSKAQLERGERLVELLKQPESSPQPVEYQMVSIFLADSGVFDVVPVEDVRRFEVDLQEYLQQNTPQVYEQIAGGKAFTDESKDALLAAAEDFTPTFRTTEGNNLGTEAPVDPLEEKEVKKTEVTVSRKTAK